In Coregonus clupeaformis isolate EN_2021a chromosome 15, ASM2061545v1, whole genome shotgun sequence, one genomic interval encodes:
- the LOC121583128 gene encoding uncharacterized protein LOC121583128: MINGRSQLYTEVDDLRAKVSVAGVTRDSSVTDSRVWDTVTSEALLPKATSTPLIPLGLEEQQSTSVSPSPSPSPADQALARLNRHSHSYLTNQRGSPPLESPELSPSLVALVMDSEEDEEGVLVKSPLSPISPLTSDPRSSGDDTSPDLTCTRTHSASSEGDHTLAKDMGDQRIRHRSYSYSSPKISLLPPSFSRNTLATPATSDFSPEQRAFSLSEQPLDKRELRFRKRAQSADDEGSVELAESLQHLTLSEFLKEYVGIAPFWAGSPGPSFLGR; encoded by the exons ATGATCAATGGCAGGAGTCAGCTCTACACAGAG gTGGATGACCTCAGGGCTAAGGTCAGTGTTGCTGGGGTAACGAGGGACAGCTCTGTGACTGACAGCAGGGTGTGGGACACGGTGACCTCAGAGGCCCTGCTCCCAAAGGCCACCTCCACCCCTCTAATTCCCTTGGGACTAGAGGAACAACAATCCACCtccgtctccccctctccctcgccctcccccGCTGACCAAGCCCTCGCCCGACTCAACAGACACTCCCACTCTTACCTAACCAATCAGAGAGGGAGCCCGCCTCTGGAATCCCCTGAGCTCAG cCCCAGTTTGGTAGCTCTAGTGATGGACagtgaggaagatgaggagggggTTCTGGTgaagtctcccctctctcccatctctcccctgacctctgaccctcgtAGCAGCGGGGATGACACCTCCCCAGACCTCacctgcacacgcacacactccgcGTCCTCAGAAGGCGACCACACCCTTGCAAAG GATATGGGCGACCAGAGGATCAGACACcgctcctactcctactcctccCCCAAGATCAGCCTGCTGCCCCCCAGCTTCTCCCGCAACACCTTAGCCACGCCCGCGACCTCTGACTTCAGCCCAG AACAGAGAGCATTCAGTCTATCAGAGCAGCCTCTCGATAAAAG GGAGTTAAGGTTCCGTAAGCGTGCCCAGTCTGCAGACGACGAGGGCAGCGTTGAGCTGGCAGAGTCCCTTCAACACCTCACCCTCTCAGAGTTCCTCAAAGAGTACGTGGGCATCGCCCCCTTCTGGGCTGGCAGCCCAGGCCCTTCCTTCCTGGGCAGATAG